One window of Enterobacter pseudoroggenkampii genomic DNA carries:
- the agaE gene encoding PTS N-acetylgalactosamine transporter subunit IID, whose amino-acid sequence MASNQTTLPGVSESEETLLTGVNENVYEDQSIGAELTKKDINRVAWRSMLLQASFNYERMQASGWLYGLLPALKKIHTNKRDLARAMKGHMGFFNTHPFLVTFVIGIILAMERSKQDVNSIQSTKIAVGAPLGGIGDAMFWLTLLPICGGIGASLALQGSILGAVVFIVLFNVVHLGLRFGLAHYAYRMGVAAIPLIKANTKKVGHAASIVGMTVIGALVATYVRLNTTLEIKAGDAVVKLQADVIDKLMPAFLPLVYTLTMFWLVRRGWSPLRLIGITVLLGVVGKFCHFL is encoded by the coding sequence ATGGCATCTAATCAAACAACGTTACCGGGCGTGTCTGAATCCGAAGAGACGCTGCTGACCGGCGTCAACGAAAACGTCTACGAAGACCAGAGCATCGGTGCCGAGCTGACGAAAAAGGATATTAACCGCGTGGCCTGGCGTTCCATGCTGCTGCAGGCCTCGTTTAACTACGAACGTATGCAGGCCTCCGGCTGGCTGTACGGGTTGCTGCCCGCGTTGAAAAAGATCCACACCAACAAGCGGGACCTGGCGCGGGCAATGAAAGGCCATATGGGCTTCTTTAACACCCACCCGTTCCTGGTGACCTTTGTTATCGGCATCATTCTGGCGATGGAGCGCTCCAAGCAGGATGTGAACAGCATCCAGAGCACCAAAATTGCCGTCGGCGCGCCGCTCGGCGGTATTGGCGACGCCATGTTCTGGCTAACCCTGCTGCCCATCTGCGGTGGTATCGGCGCCAGCCTGGCGCTGCAAGGGTCGATTCTGGGGGCCGTGGTCTTTATCGTGCTGTTTAACGTGGTGCACCTCGGCCTGCGTTTTGGCCTGGCGCACTACGCTTACCGGATGGGCGTGGCGGCCATTCCGCTGATCAAAGCCAACACCAAAAAGGTCGGCCACGCGGCGTCTATCGTCGGGATGACGGTGATCGGCGCGCTGGTGGCAACCTACGTCCGCCTCAATACGACGCTTGAAATCAAGGCAGGTGATGCCGTTGTCAAACTGCAGGCCGACGTAATCGACAAGCTGATGCCCGCGTTCCTGCCGCTGGTCTACACCCTGACCATGTTCTGGCTGGTGCGCCGCGGCTGGAGCCCGCTGCGGCTGATTGGTATCACCGTGCTGCTGGGCGTTGTCGGTAAATTCTGTCACTTCCTGTAA
- the agaF gene encoding PTS galactosamine/N-acetylgalactosamine transporter subunit IIA: MLGIILTGHGGFASGLEQAMKQILGEQPQFIAIDFPETSTTARLTAQLEQAVSELDAEHDIVFLTDLLGGTPFRVASTLAIQRPGSEVITGTNLQLLLEMVLERDGLSSEAFRLQALECGHRGLTSLVDELGRCREEAPAEEGI; encoded by the coding sequence ATGTTAGGCATTATTTTGACGGGTCACGGCGGGTTTGCCAGCGGGCTTGAGCAGGCGATGAAGCAGATCCTCGGCGAACAGCCGCAGTTTATCGCCATCGATTTTCCTGAAACGTCCACCACCGCGCGGCTGACCGCTCAGCTTGAGCAGGCGGTGAGCGAACTCGATGCAGAGCACGATATTGTGTTTCTCACCGATTTGCTCGGCGGCACGCCGTTTCGCGTGGCATCGACGCTCGCCATACAACGGCCGGGCAGTGAAGTCATCACCGGCACCAACCTGCAGCTGCTGCTGGAGATGGTGCTGGAGCGCGATGGATTAAGCAGCGAAGCGTTTCGTCTGCAGGCACTGGAGTGCGGGCACCGCGGCCTGACGAGCCTCGTAGACGAGCTGGGACGCTGTCGCGAGGAAGCCCCTGCCGAGGAAGGGATATGA
- a CDS encoding DeoR family transcriptional regulator gives MSSTDSSAEKRITSTSERREQIIQRLRAQGSVQVNDLSHLYGVSTVTIRNDLAFLEKQGIAVRAYGGALICEGNMPGAEPSVEDKSSLNTAVKRSIAQAAAALVKPGHRIILDSGTTTFEIARMLRQHTDVIAMTNGMNVANALLEAEGVELLMTGGHLRRQSQSFYGDQAEQSLQNYHFDLLFLGVDAIDLDRGVSTHNEDEARLNRKMCEVAERIIVVTDSSKFNRSSLHKIIDTQRIDMIIVDEGIPAESLEGLRKSGIEVVLV, from the coding sequence ATGAGCAGCACCGATTCATCCGCGGAAAAGCGCATCACCAGCACCAGTGAAAGGCGGGAGCAGATCATTCAGCGGTTGCGGGCGCAGGGAAGCGTACAGGTTAACGATCTGTCTCATCTGTACGGCGTATCGACGGTAACAATCCGCAATGACCTGGCGTTCCTGGAGAAGCAGGGCATTGCCGTTCGCGCTTACGGTGGGGCATTGATTTGCGAAGGCAACATGCCGGGCGCTGAGCCTTCCGTGGAGGATAAAAGCTCGCTGAATACGGCGGTGAAGCGCAGTATCGCGCAGGCTGCTGCCGCGCTGGTCAAACCCGGGCACCGTATTATTCTGGACTCCGGCACCACGACGTTTGAAATCGCCCGCATGCTGCGTCAGCACACGGACGTCATCGCGATGACCAACGGGATGAACGTGGCGAATGCGTTGCTGGAAGCGGAAGGGGTGGAACTGCTGATGACCGGTGGACATTTGCGCCGTCAGTCGCAATCTTTCTACGGTGACCAGGCAGAACAGTCGCTACAGAATTACCATTTTGACCTGCTGTTCCTGGGCGTTGACGCCATCGATCTCGACCGCGGCGTGAGCACGCACAACGAAGACGAAGCCCGTCTGAATCGCAAAATGTGCGAGGTGGCAGAACGCATTATTGTGGTGACGGACTCCAGCAAATTTAACCGCTCGAGCCTGCATAAAATCATTGATACACAACGGATTGATATGATTATTGTCGATGAAGGCATTCCGGCGGAGAGCCTGGAAGGGCTGCGAAAAAGCGGGATTGAGGTGGTGTTGGTTTAA
- the garD gene encoding galactarate dehydratase: MADIEIRQASPTAFYIKVHDIDNVAIIVNDNGLKAGTRFPDGLELIEHIPQGHKVALVDIPANSEIVRYGEVIGYAVRAIPQGSWVEESLVALPEAPPLNTLPLATRVPEPLPPLEGYTFEGYRNADGSVGTKNLLGITTSVHCVAGVVDYVVKIIERDLLPKYPNVDGVVGLNHLYGCGVAINAPAAVVPIRTIHNIALNPNFGGEVMVIGLGCEKLQPERLLQGTEDVKAIPADEASIVRLQDERHVGFRSMVDDILQVAERHLDKLNRRQRETCPASELVVGTQCGGSDAFSGVTANPAVGYASDLLVRCGATVMFSEVTEVRDAIHLLTPRAVNEEVGKRLLEEMAWYDSYLDMGKTDRSANPSPGNKKGGLANVVEKALGSIAKSGQSAIAEVLSPGQRPTKRGLIYAATPASDFVCGTQQVASGITVQVFTTGRGTPYGLMAVPVIKMATRTELANRWYDLMDINAGTIATGEESIEDVGWKLFHFILDVASGRKKTFSDQWGLHNQLAVFNPAPVT, encoded by the coding sequence ATGGCCGACATTGAAATTCGACAGGCATCGCCGACGGCGTTTTATATCAAAGTACACGACATCGATAATGTGGCGATTATTGTCAACGACAATGGCTTAAAAGCGGGCACTCGATTCCCGGACGGGCTGGAACTGATTGAGCATATTCCACAGGGACATAAAGTCGCCCTGGTGGATATCCCTGCTAATAGCGAAATCGTACGTTACGGTGAAGTCATCGGCTATGCCGTTCGCGCTATACCACAGGGTAGCTGGGTTGAGGAGTCGCTGGTGGCACTTCCAGAAGCGCCGCCGCTGAACACGCTTCCGCTGGCAACCCGCGTGCCGGAACCGCTTCCTCCGCTGGAGGGCTATACCTTCGAAGGCTACCGCAATGCGGACGGCAGCGTCGGCACCAAGAATCTGCTCGGTATTACCACCAGCGTGCACTGCGTGGCGGGCGTAGTGGATTACGTGGTGAAAATCATCGAACGCGATCTGCTGCCAAAATACCCGAACGTCGACGGCGTGGTGGGCCTGAACCACCTCTACGGCTGCGGCGTGGCGATTAACGCGCCCGCTGCCGTGGTGCCTATCCGGACCATCCACAATATCGCCCTCAACCCGAACTTTGGCGGCGAGGTGATGGTCATCGGCCTCGGCTGTGAAAAATTGCAGCCAGAACGCCTGCTGCAGGGGACCGAGGATGTTAAAGCCATCCCGGCAGACGAGGCCAGTATCGTGCGCCTGCAGGACGAACGCCACGTTGGTTTCCGCTCAATGGTCGATGACATTCTGCAGGTGGCAGAGCGACATCTGGACAAACTCAACCGCCGCCAGCGCGAAACGTGTCCGGCCTCGGAACTGGTCGTGGGCACCCAGTGCGGCGGCAGCGATGCCTTCTCCGGCGTGACGGCCAACCCGGCGGTAGGCTATGCGTCCGATCTGCTTGTTCGCTGCGGCGCCACGGTGATGTTCTCCGAGGTGACCGAAGTGCGTGACGCCATCCATCTGCTTACGCCACGCGCCGTTAATGAAGAGGTCGGCAAGCGCCTGCTTGAGGAGATGGCCTGGTACGATAGCTATCTCGATATGGGCAAAACCGACCGCAGCGCCAACCCGTCTCCGGGGAACAAAAAAGGCGGCCTGGCGAACGTGGTGGAAAAAGCCCTTGGCTCCATTGCCAAATCCGGTCAGAGCGCCATTGCAGAAGTGCTCTCCCCGGGCCAGCGCCCGACGAAACGCGGCCTGATTTACGCGGCAACGCCGGCCAGCGATTTTGTCTGCGGCACGCAGCAGGTGGCATCCGGCATTACGGTACAGGTCTTTACCACCGGGCGCGGCACGCCGTACGGCCTGATGGCGGTGCCGGTGATTAAGATGGCGACCCGCACCGAGCTGGCAAACCGCTGGTATGACTTAATGGATATCAACGCGGGCACTATCGCCACCGGAGAAGAGAGTATTGAGGACGTGGGCTGGAAACTGTTCCACTTCATTCTGGATGTCGCCAGCGGACGGAAGAAAACCTTTTCGGATCAGTGGGGATTGCATAATCAGCTGGCGGTGTTTAACCCGGCACCGGTGACGTGA
- the agaW gene encoding PTS N-acetylgalactosamine transporter subunit IIC — protein MEISLLQALGLGILAFIAGLDMFNGLTHMHRPVVLGPLVGLILGDLHTGILTGGTLELVWMGLAPLAGAQPPNVIIGTIVGTAFAISTGVKPEVAVGVAVPFAVAVQMGITFLFSVMSGVMSRCDRMAANADTHGIERVNYLALLALGIFYFLCAFLPIYFGAEHAKTAIDVLPARLIDGLGVAGGIMPAIGFAVLLKIMMKNVYIPYFIIGFVAAAWLKLPVLAIAAAALAMALIDLMRKSPEPTAPAAQKEEFEDGI, from the coding sequence ATGGAAATCAGTCTGTTGCAGGCGCTGGGGTTGGGCATACTCGCCTTTATCGCCGGTCTGGATATGTTTAACGGGTTAACGCACATGCACCGCCCGGTGGTGCTCGGGCCGCTGGTCGGCCTGATTCTGGGCGATCTGCACACCGGCATTTTGACCGGCGGTACGTTAGAGCTGGTCTGGATGGGGCTGGCCCCGCTCGCCGGTGCCCAGCCGCCTAACGTCATTATCGGCACCATCGTGGGTACCGCATTTGCCATCAGCACCGGCGTGAAGCCAGAAGTCGCGGTTGGCGTCGCCGTCCCGTTTGCCGTTGCGGTTCAAATGGGGATTACGTTCCTCTTCTCGGTGATGTCCGGCGTGATGTCACGCTGCGATCGCATGGCGGCCAATGCAGATACTCACGGTATTGAACGGGTTAACTATCTTGCGCTGCTGGCGCTCGGCATCTTCTATTTTCTGTGCGCGTTCCTGCCGATCTACTTCGGTGCGGAACATGCGAAAACCGCCATTGATGTTCTGCCAGCACGGTTGATTGACGGCCTCGGCGTCGCGGGCGGCATCATGCCAGCCATCGGCTTCGCCGTGCTGCTGAAGATCATGATGAAAAACGTCTACATCCCTTACTTCATTATCGGTTTTGTCGCCGCCGCCTGGCTCAAGCTTCCGGTGCTGGCGATTGCGGCGGCCGCGCTGGCGATGGCGCTGATCGACCTGATGCGTAAATCACCTGAACCGACGGCTCCAGCGGCCCAGAAAGAGGAATTCGAAGATGGCATCTAA
- a CDS encoding SIS domain-containing protein, with protein MPQTTTAATGTWTEEEIRQQPASWIRSLNNIDSLRSSIDSFLTPLLRKDDLRIVLTGAGTSAFIGDIVSPWLASYTGKNFTAVPTTDLVTNPMDYFSPAHPLLLVSFARSGNSPESVAAVELANQFVPECYHLSITCNEAGSLYKNAVNSDNAYALLMPAETHDRGFAMTSSITTMMASCLAVFAPETINSKTFRDVADRCQAILTSLGDFSHGVFGNEPWKRVVYLGSGGLQGAARESALKVLELTAGKLAAFYDSPTGFRHGPKSLVDNETLVVVFISSHPYTRQYDLDLLAELRRDRQAMRVVAIAAENDPVIEAGPHILLPPSRPFIDMEQAFCFLIYAQVFALTQSLSVGNTPDTPSASGTVNRVVQGVVIHPWQA; from the coding sequence ATGCCACAAACTACCACCGCCGCAACCGGCACCTGGACCGAGGAAGAGATCCGCCAGCAGCCTGCCAGCTGGATCCGCTCGCTCAACAATATCGATAGCCTGCGCTCTTCGATCGACAGCTTCCTGACGCCGCTGCTGCGTAAGGACGACCTGCGGATCGTCCTGACCGGCGCGGGCACGTCCGCCTTTATCGGCGATATCGTTTCTCCCTGGCTCGCGAGCTACACCGGGAAAAACTTCACTGCCGTCCCGACAACCGATCTGGTCACGAACCCGATGGACTACTTCAGCCCTGCGCATCCGCTGCTGCTGGTTTCGTTTGCCCGCTCCGGCAACAGCCCGGAAAGCGTCGCAGCCGTCGAGCTGGCAAACCAGTTCGTACCAGAGTGCTACCACCTGTCGATTACCTGCAACGAGGCGGGGAGCCTCTACAAGAACGCCGTTAACAGCGATAACGCTTATGCCCTGCTGATGCCTGCCGAAACGCACGACCGAGGGTTCGCGATGACCAGCAGCATCACCACCATGATGGCGAGCTGTCTGGCCGTATTCGCCCCTGAGACGATCAACAGTAAAACCTTCCGCGACGTCGCCGATCGCTGTCAGGCGATCCTCACCTCGCTCGGCGATTTCAGCCACGGTGTTTTTGGCAACGAGCCGTGGAAACGCGTCGTCTATCTGGGAAGCGGCGGCCTGCAGGGCGCGGCGCGCGAATCGGCGCTGAAGGTGCTGGAGCTGACGGCGGGCAAGCTGGCGGCATTCTACGATTCCCCTACCGGTTTCCGTCACGGGCCGAAGTCTCTGGTGGATAACGAAACGCTGGTGGTGGTGTTTATCTCGAGCCATCCGTATACGCGCCAGTACGATCTGGATCTGCTGGCCGAGCTGCGCCGTGATCGCCAGGCTATGCGCGTCGTCGCCATCGCCGCTGAAAACGATCCGGTCATTGAAGCGGGTCCGCACATTCTGCTGCCGCCTTCACGTCCGTTTATCGATATGGAACAGGCGTTCTGCTTCCTGATCTATGCGCAGGTCTTTGCACTCACCCAGTCGCTCAGCGTAGGTAATACGCCCGATACGCCATCCGCCAGCGGGACGGTCAACCGCGTGGTACAGGGCGTTGTTATTCATCCGTGGCAGGCTTAA
- the kbaZ gene encoding tagatose-bisphosphate aldolase subunit KbaZ: MERKVKHLTEMVEHHKRGNSNGIYAVCSAHPLVLEAAIRYAHSHQSPLLIEATSNQVDQFGGYTGMTPADFHGFVCQLAESLGFPTSQLILGGDHLGPNRWQNLPAQQAMANADDLIKSYVSAGFKKIHLDCSMSCADDPVPLTDAIVAERAARLAKIAEATCREQFGESDLVYVIGTEVPVPGGAHETLTELAVTTPDAARATLEAHRHAFEKEGLSDIWPRIIGLVVQPGVEFDHAHVCDYQPQKAVALSKMVEAYDTLVFEAHSTDYQTPQALRKLVNDHFAILKVGPALTFALREALFSLAAIEEELLPAKASSGLRHVLENVMLDRPEYWQSHYHGDGNARRLARGYSYSDRVRYYWPDSQIDDAFERLVRNLADEPIPLPLISQYLPLQYSKVREGALKSTPRELIIDHIQDILQQYHAACEGVTTQNA; encoded by the coding sequence ATGGAGAGGAAAGTGAAACATCTGACAGAAATGGTGGAACACCATAAACGGGGGAATTCAAACGGGATTTACGCCGTCTGCTCCGCACATCCGCTGGTACTGGAAGCTGCAATTCGTTACGCGCATTCGCATCAGTCGCCGCTGTTGATCGAGGCCACCTCCAACCAGGTGGATCAGTTTGGTGGCTATACCGGCATGACGCCCGCTGATTTTCACGGGTTTGTCTGCCAGCTGGCCGAGTCGCTCGGTTTCCCGACGTCACAGCTGATCCTCGGCGGCGATCACCTGGGCCCTAACCGCTGGCAAAACCTGCCTGCGCAACAGGCGATGGCTAATGCCGACGATCTGATCAAAAGCTATGTTTCTGCCGGATTCAAAAAGATCCACCTCGACTGCAGCATGTCCTGCGCGGACGACCCGGTTCCCCTGACCGACGCGATCGTTGCCGAACGCGCCGCACGCCTGGCGAAGATTGCCGAAGCGACCTGTCGCGAGCAGTTTGGTGAATCCGATCTGGTCTACGTTATCGGCACGGAAGTGCCGGTTCCCGGTGGCGCGCACGAGACGCTCACCGAACTTGCCGTCACCACGCCAGACGCGGCCCGCGCCACGCTTGAAGCGCACCGCCACGCGTTCGAAAAGGAAGGCTTAAGCGACATCTGGCCGCGCATTATTGGCCTGGTGGTCCAGCCTGGCGTGGAGTTCGACCATGCGCACGTCTGCGACTATCAGCCGCAGAAAGCCGTTGCCCTGAGCAAAATGGTTGAAGCCTACGACACGCTGGTGTTTGAAGCACACTCCACCGACTACCAGACGCCGCAGGCGCTGCGAAAGCTGGTCAACGATCACTTTGCGATTCTGAAAGTTGGTCCTGCCCTGACCTTCGCCCTGCGCGAAGCGCTGTTCTCGCTGGCCGCTATAGAAGAGGAGCTGCTGCCGGCAAAAGCCAGCTCCGGCCTGCGTCACGTACTGGAAAACGTCATGCTCGACCGCCCGGAATACTGGCAAAGCCATTACCACGGTGACGGCAACGCGCGTCGCCTGGCGCGCGGCTACAGCTACTCTGACCGCGTGCGCTACTACTGGCCGGACAGTCAGATTGACGACGCCTTTGAACGCCTGGTGCGTAACCTGGCAGACGAGCCCATTCCGCTGCCGCTGATCAGCCAGTACCTGCCGCTGCAGTACAGCAAAGTTCGCGAGGGCGCTCTCAAGTCAACGCCACGGGAACTCATCATTGACCACATTCAGGACATACTCCAGCAGTACCACGCCGCCTGCGAAGGCGTAACAACGCAAAACGCATAA
- the garL gene encoding 2-dehydro-3-deoxyglucarate aldolase gives MNNAIFPNKFKAALAAHQIQIGCWSALANPISTEVLGLAGFDWLVLDGEHAPNDISTFIPQLMALKGSHSAPVVRVPTNEPVIIKRLLDIGFYNFLIPFVETEEQAALAVASTRYPPEGIRGVSVSHRANMFGNVPDYFAQSNSNITILVQIESQQGVDNVDAIAATNGVDGVFVGPSDLAAAFGHLGNASHPDVQRAIQHIFARAKAHGKPCGILAPVEADARRYLEWGATFVAVGSDLGVFRSATQKLADAFKK, from the coding sequence ATGAATAACGCGATCTTCCCGAATAAATTTAAAGCGGCCCTCGCGGCGCACCAGATTCAGATTGGCTGTTGGTCCGCGCTGGCAAACCCAATCAGCACCGAAGTGCTGGGCCTGGCCGGTTTCGACTGGCTGGTGCTGGACGGCGAACATGCGCCGAACGATATCAGCACGTTTATTCCGCAGCTGATGGCGCTGAAAGGCAGCCACAGCGCCCCGGTGGTGCGTGTACCCACCAACGAGCCGGTGATTATCAAGCGTCTGCTGGATATCGGCTTCTACAACTTTCTGATCCCGTTTGTGGAGACGGAAGAACAAGCGGCGCTGGCCGTTGCGTCAACGCGCTACCCCCCGGAAGGGATCCGCGGCGTCTCCGTTTCGCACCGCGCCAATATGTTTGGCAACGTGCCGGACTATTTCGCGCAGTCCAACAGCAACATCACCATTCTGGTTCAGATCGAGAGCCAGCAGGGCGTTGATAACGTCGACGCGATTGCCGCCACAAACGGCGTGGACGGTGTCTTCGTCGGCCCAAGCGATCTGGCTGCCGCCTTTGGCCATCTGGGCAACGCCAGCCACCCTGACGTACAGCGCGCGATCCAGCACATCTTTGCCCGCGCCAAAGCACACGGCAAACCGTGCGGCATTCTGGCGCCGGTTGAGGCGGACGCCCGGCGCTATCTCGAGTGGGGAGCCACGTTTGTTGCCGTCGGCAGCGACCTCGGCGTTTTCCGCTCGGCTACGCAGAAATTAGCGGACGCTTTTAAAAAATAA
- the agaV gene encoding PTS N-acetylgalactosamine transporter subunit IIB, translated as MPNIVLCRIDERLIHGQVGVQWVGFAGANLVLVANDEVAEDPVQQNLMEMVLAEGIAVRFWSLQKVIDNIHRAADRQKILLVCKSPADFLKLVEGGVPITRINVGNMHYASGKQQIAKTVSVDANDIAAFNGLKAAGVECFVQGVPTETALDLFKLL; from the coding sequence ATGCCAAACATTGTCTTATGCCGCATTGATGAACGCCTGATCCACGGTCAGGTGGGCGTGCAGTGGGTGGGGTTTGCGGGGGCAAACCTGGTACTCGTCGCCAACGATGAGGTGGCTGAAGATCCGGTTCAACAGAACCTGATGGAAATGGTGCTCGCGGAAGGGATCGCCGTGCGCTTCTGGTCGCTGCAAAAAGTGATCGACAACATTCACCGCGCCGCTGACCGCCAGAAAATCCTGCTGGTCTGCAAATCACCCGCCGATTTTCTGAAGCTGGTTGAGGGCGGCGTGCCCATCACCCGTATTAACGTCGGAAACATGCACTACGCCAGTGGCAAACAACAAATTGCCAAAACGGTCTCTGTCGACGCGAACGATATCGCCGCGTTCAACGGCCTGAAAGCGGCCGGTGTGGAATGCTTCGTTCAGGGTGTTCCAACAGAAACTGCTTTGGACCTCTTTAAACTGCTCTGA
- the kbaY gene encoding tagatose-bisphosphate aldolase subunit KbaY, producing the protein MSIISTKYLLLDAQAKGYAVPAFNIHNAETIQAILEVCSEMRSPVILAGTPGTFKHIALEEIYALCSAYSHTYDMPLALHLDHHESLDDIRRKVNAGVRSAMIDGSHYPFEQNVKLVKSVVDFCHLNDCSVEAELGRLGGVEDDMSVDAESAFLTDPQEAKRFVELTGVDSLAVAIGTAHGLYTKRPKIDFQRLAEIREVVTVPLVLHGASDVPDEDVRRTIELGVCKVNVATELKIAFSDAVKAWFAENPQGNDPRFYMRVGMDAMKEVVRSKIAVCGSANRLLLPAEA; encoded by the coding sequence ATGAGTATTATCTCGACGAAATATCTTCTGCTGGACGCGCAGGCAAAAGGCTACGCCGTTCCGGCGTTCAACATCCACAACGCGGAGACGATCCAGGCGATCCTCGAAGTGTGCAGCGAAATGCGATCGCCGGTGATCCTCGCGGGCACGCCGGGCACCTTTAAGCATATTGCGCTGGAAGAGATCTACGCCCTGTGCAGCGCGTACTCCCACACCTACGACATGCCGCTGGCGCTGCACCTCGATCACCACGAATCGCTGGACGATATTCGCCGCAAGGTCAACGCGGGCGTGCGCAGCGCGATGATCGACGGCAGCCACTATCCGTTTGAACAAAACGTGAAGCTAGTGAAGTCGGTGGTCGATTTCTGCCACCTCAACGACTGCAGCGTCGAAGCCGAGCTGGGCCGCTTGGGCGGCGTGGAAGATGACATGAGCGTTGATGCGGAAAGCGCGTTCCTTACCGATCCGCAGGAGGCGAAACGCTTCGTCGAACTGACCGGCGTCGATAGCCTTGCCGTCGCCATCGGCACCGCGCACGGCCTGTATACCAAGCGCCCAAAAATCGACTTCCAGCGGCTGGCAGAAATTCGCGAAGTGGTCACGGTGCCGCTGGTGCTGCACGGCGCGAGCGATGTGCCGGATGAGGATGTGCGTCGCACCATCGAACTGGGCGTGTGCAAAGTCAACGTGGCCACCGAACTGAAAATTGCCTTCTCTGACGCGGTTAAAGCCTGGTTTGCCGAAAACCCGCAGGGTAACGATCCGCGCTTCTATATGCGGGTCGGCATGGACGCCATGAAAGAGGTGGTCAGAAGCAAGATCGCCGTTTGCGGCTCGGCAAACCGATTGCTGCTTCCGGCAGAAGCCTGA
- the nagA gene encoding N-acetylglucosamine-6-phosphate deacetylase: MRQLLRARRVLTEQGWLDDHQLRIEDGVIAAIEPVPAGVTSRDAELLCPAYIDTHVHGGAGVDVMDDAPDVLDILAMHKAREGVGAFLPTTVTAPLEAIHGALARIARRCQSGGPGAQILGSYLEGPYFTPQNKGAHPPELFRELNITELDALIDVSHNTLRVVALAPEKPGALQAIHYLKQRGLRVMLGHSAATYRQTLAAFDAGADGLVHCYNGMTGLHHREPGMVGAGLTDKRAWLELIADGHHVHPGAMRLCCCCAKDRVVLITDAMQAAGMPDGRYTLCGEEVSMQNGVVRTGSGGLAGSTLSLDAAVRNMVEYAGVTAEDAIHMASLHPARLLGVDGQLGSLAPGKRANIIALDGGLHLQQIWIQGQALPL; this comes from the coding sequence ATGAGGCAGCTGCTGCGCGCGAGGCGGGTGCTTACCGAACAGGGCTGGCTGGATGACCACCAGCTACGCATTGAAGACGGCGTGATTGCGGCTATTGAGCCTGTCCCGGCAGGCGTCACGTCGCGCGATGCAGAGCTGCTCTGCCCGGCGTATATCGATACGCACGTCCACGGCGGCGCGGGCGTGGACGTGATGGATGATGCGCCTGACGTACTGGATATTCTCGCGATGCATAAAGCGCGCGAAGGCGTGGGTGCCTTTTTACCCACCACCGTGACCGCGCCGCTGGAGGCTATCCACGGCGCGCTCGCGCGAATCGCCCGTCGCTGTCAGTCGGGCGGCCCCGGCGCGCAGATCCTGGGCAGCTACCTGGAAGGGCCCTACTTTACGCCGCAGAACAAAGGGGCGCACCCGCCCGAGTTATTCCGGGAACTGAATATCACGGAGCTGGATGCACTGATCGACGTCTCGCATAACACGTTGCGGGTAGTGGCGCTCGCGCCAGAAAAACCCGGCGCGCTGCAGGCGATCCACTATCTTAAACAGCGCGGTTTACGCGTGATGCTGGGCCACAGCGCTGCCACGTACCGGCAAACACTCGCCGCGTTTGATGCGGGTGCCGACGGGCTGGTGCACTGCTACAACGGCATGACGGGGCTGCACCACAGAGAGCCCGGCATGGTCGGAGCAGGGCTGACGGACAAACGGGCGTGGCTGGAGCTAATTGCCGACGGCCACCACGTCCATCCTGGGGCGATGCGCTTATGCTGTTGCTGCGCGAAGGATCGCGTGGTGCTGATTACCGATGCCATGCAGGCGGCAGGTATGCCGGACGGACGGTACACGCTCTGTGGTGAAGAGGTCTCAATGCAAAACGGCGTGGTTCGAACCGGCTCCGGCGGGCTGGCAGGTAGCACGCTGTCGCTGGATGCCGCGGTCAGGAATATGGTGGAGTATGCGGGCGTAACCGCCGAAGACGCTATCCATATGGCCTCGCTACACCCTGCCCGACTGCTTGGCGTTGACGGTCAGCTCGGATCCTTAGCCCCGGGTAAACGCGCCAATATCATTGCGCTGGACGGGGGTTTGCACCTCCAGCAGATCTGGATTCAGGGCCAGGCTCTCCCCCTTTAG